One region of Myxococcus fulvus genomic DNA includes:
- a CDS encoding SDR family oxidoreductase, which yields MDKVIVITGASGGIGAELARVAGARGAKLVLAARRKDALETVATRSGRDSLAVVTDVTSRAQVEKLRDAALERFGHIDVWVNNAGRGITRSVAELTDQDLDEMWRANVNSALYGMQAVLPHFQARNAGQILNISSTLGRLPVVPHRSAYSAAKHALNALSACLRQDLQKTHPGIHVTVVMPGVVATEFGTNALGGGPDSRMLPGAQRVEEAVEVILDAIAHPRPEVFTRPAAQQEVERYYRDVAAYELDPGARPGR from the coding sequence ATGGACAAGGTCATCGTCATCACGGGGGCGAGTGGAGGAATCGGCGCGGAGCTGGCGCGGGTGGCGGGCGCGCGTGGGGCGAAGCTGGTGCTGGCGGCCCGTCGCAAGGACGCCCTGGAGACGGTGGCGACCCGCTCCGGCCGGGACTCGCTGGCCGTCGTCACCGACGTGACGTCTCGCGCGCAGGTGGAGAAGCTGCGCGACGCGGCGCTGGAGCGCTTCGGTCACATCGACGTCTGGGTGAACAACGCGGGGCGCGGCATCACCCGCTCCGTGGCGGAGCTCACCGACCAGGACCTGGACGAGATGTGGCGCGCCAACGTCAACAGCGCCCTCTACGGGATGCAGGCCGTCCTTCCGCACTTCCAGGCACGCAACGCCGGGCAGATCCTCAACATCTCCAGCACGCTGGGGCGCCTGCCCGTCGTGCCCCACCGCTCCGCGTACAGCGCGGCCAAGCACGCGCTGAACGCGCTGAGCGCATGTCTGCGGCAGGACCTGCAGAAGACCCATCCCGGCATCCACGTCACGGTGGTGATGCCGGGCGTGGTGGCCACGGAGTTCGGGACGAACGCGCTGGGGGGAGGGCCGGACTCGCGCATGCTGCCCGGTGCTCAGCGCGTGGAGGAGGCCGTGGAGGTCATCCTCGACGCCATCGCGCATCCGCGCCCGGAGGTCTTCACGCGGCCCGCGGCGCAGCAGGAGGTGGAGCGCTACTACCGCGACGTCGCCGCCTACGAGCTGGACCCCGGCGCTCGCCCCGGACGCTGA
- a CDS encoding ABC transporter permease, which yields MGEIIRVAFDAVLANKLRSLLTMLGIVIGIAAVITMVALGEGAQRSVEQRLKTLGTNVLTVRPGQSFSGGLGRGQATMTIDDAEALRANARHIQNVAPEIESRFQVEYGAGNANLSVVGTWPAYFNINESNIVSGRLFTEAEDKGRRRVVVLGALAATQLGVRDSSALVGETIRIRGIPFEVIGVLAEKGSQGFSNPDESLYIPLATAQFRVMGSNRIRSIAVQASGEGAMDDAMAEIDLKLRREHRLRPEEQADFNIRDQASLLATVQETTQTFSLLLAGIAAISLLVGGIGIMNIMLVSVTERTREIGLRKALGATGTDILLQFLVESLVLCLAGGTLGLALGVGGAALLQKLMGWTMVVAPEAIILAIAFSATVGVFFGIWPARRAASLAPIESLRYE from the coding sequence ATGGGAGAAATCATCCGGGTCGCGTTCGACGCGGTCCTCGCCAACAAGCTGCGCTCCCTGCTGACGATGTTGGGCATCGTCATCGGCATCGCGGCGGTCATCACCATGGTGGCGCTGGGCGAGGGAGCCCAGCGCTCGGTGGAGCAGCGGCTCAAGACGCTGGGGACCAATGTCCTCACCGTGCGCCCCGGGCAGTCCTTCTCCGGCGGTCTCGGCCGAGGTCAGGCCACCATGACCATCGACGACGCGGAGGCGCTGCGCGCCAACGCCAGGCACATCCAGAACGTGGCGCCGGAGATCGAGTCGCGCTTCCAGGTGGAGTACGGCGCGGGCAACGCGAACCTGTCCGTGGTGGGCACGTGGCCGGCGTACTTCAACATCAACGAGTCGAACATCGTCTCGGGGCGACTCTTCACGGAGGCGGAGGACAAGGGCCGGCGCCGCGTGGTGGTGCTGGGCGCGCTCGCGGCCACACAACTGGGGGTGCGGGACTCCTCCGCGCTGGTGGGCGAGACGATTCGCATCCGCGGCATCCCCTTCGAGGTCATCGGCGTGCTGGCCGAGAAGGGCTCGCAGGGCTTCTCCAACCCGGACGAGAGCCTCTACATCCCGCTGGCCACCGCGCAGTTCCGGGTGATGGGCAGCAACCGCATCCGCTCGATTGCCGTTCAGGCCTCGGGCGAGGGCGCCATGGATGACGCGATGGCGGAGATCGACCTCAAGCTGCGCCGCGAGCACCGGCTGCGTCCCGAGGAGCAGGCGGACTTCAACATCCGCGACCAGGCGTCGTTGCTGGCGACGGTGCAGGAGACGACGCAGACCTTCTCGCTGCTCCTGGCGGGCATCGCCGCCATCTCCCTGCTGGTGGGCGGCATCGGCATCATGAACATCATGCTCGTCTCAGTGACGGAGCGGACGCGCGAGATCGGTCTGCGCAAGGCGCTGGGCGCCACCGGCACGGACATCCTGCTCCAGTTCCTGGTGGAGTCACTGGTGCTCTGCCTCGCGGGCGGCACGCTGGGACTGGCGCTGGGTGTGGGCGGCGCCGCGCTGCTGCAGAAGCTCATGGGGTGGACGATGGTGGTGGCACCCGAGGCCATCATCCTGGCCATCGCCTTCTCGGCTACCGTCGGCGTGTTCTTCGGCATCTGGCCCGCGCGCCGCGCCGCGAGCCTCGCGCCCATCGAGTCGCTGCGCTACGAGTGA